ATGTAGTTAAGAAGTTACGTGAACCAACTACTAAAATTGGGCATTTGCTCAAGATTGAAGAAATTCTATCCAAATTTGATATAGAAACTATGTCTCAGTTGCTGAAAGAAGCTCATTATGCTGGAATAGTAGCTGTTCATCAAAGCTTATATGATAAAGATTTTGAGAAGCTCATTGGTAGATCAAAAAAAGTTACTATTTTGAATACATGGATTCCAAATCTTGATTTTTTAGCTGATGCCTTAGTAGATGCTTTAAGTAAAAAAAACACTGTGCAGATTCTGATGCTGTACCCTAATTCGGGTATTGCAACATTACGTAGTGAAGCATTACACAGGTTTGGTACTTCTAAATTTCAAGAAAACCAAGTTAGATCAGGTGTAGAACATTGTCTTGATGTATTAAGTGACATTGCTGAGAGAGTAGACGAGGAAAACAGAAAATATTTGCAGATTAAGCTTTATAATGCAATGCCTTCAATTTCTGTATATAATGTTGATGAACACTTTTTTGTAAGCCTGTTCTTTCATGGACAACTTGCTATAAAAGCCCCTCAAATCGAAGTACAGAGTGAAACTTCTATTCTGGGAAAATCAGTCTCTAGGGAAGTAGCAATGTTATGGAGTATTGGACAGGAATTTTCTGATGTGAGAAATTGGCGAACGGAAATCAGTATTATGGCTGACAAATTCTAATTATAATCCTTTAACGTTTAATAGAGAACACTAATGATTACCAATCTTGACAACGAAGAAGAGAAACTGATTGCTTTATTTAGAAGTCACAAAGTTTTTCAAGGAATTGAGTTTATATCTCAAAAGGATTTTCTTCAAATACTTCTTCAGCGAAGATTCCTTTCGCTCGAATTTACTAAAGTTTATGATATGGCGATTGATGGTCTTACAGATATAGAAGCTACCAAGATAGCTCGAAAGATTTTACGGGAAGAGTACCCTGATATCAATGGAAATACGCCATCACACAGGGAAGAATTAGTTCATGACTTAATTTCTCTTGGAGCTACGCAGTCCGAGATTTCAGGTTCTCGTCAAACAGTTACAACAACTCGTACAATTGAGGAGATTGAATCGCTTATCAGTGTTGCTGGAGCAGAACTATGCGACATCAAGTTATTAACTGTATTGAGATTTTGGGGTGAGATTTTGATCTCAGTTGAGTATGGTGAATTTTGGAAAAGAATGTCTAAGCAACTGAGTATTAGTGGAGACAATCAATCACGCTTTTACTATCCTCACTATTGTCACGATGCTAGAGAATCTATGGAGAAAGCATCACTTTTATCATCTACTCACTCAGGTAGATTGGGATCACGTTTAAGAGAAATGCTAGAAACTGAAAAAAATGGAGAATATTTTCTTGAGATGGAAAGAGAAATTTTAGATATAAAGACCAAGTTCTATGATCAGTTTACCGAACTGCCAAGTTATAAGTTACTTCTTGTGAATTAAATCACAATTTGACGGCTTGCTAATAGATAGTGTTGATGTTACTAAGATTGTCTGTACAGCTAGTTGTTTAGCGATCGTTCTCCCAGACCAATTTAATGAAATTGAGGATAGCGATTCCTACGGAGCGTTTCGCTATCGCACTATATTTTAGGGTACGTTAATGAAGCGATTAAATAAGGCTATGATATAGGGGTAAACCTTTGATTTCTTCCCCTGCTGCTAGTTTATGGAGATATAAATATGACTGTGCAATTTAGAGAAAAAGCTTTGATGGCTTATGAAACCATGCCATCAAGTCAGAAAAATAGGGTTTCTAAAGTAATAAAGCAGCTAGATGTTGATAAATCACAGCGATTAAAGTCTGATAAACTTGAGGATACAGATACGTGGGTAGTCAAAGTAGATCCCACAGTACGGCTACTATTTAAAAAAACAGATCAGGGTTTTTTGATAATTGATATTATTGACCGCAAAAAGGAAGATTATTCGTGATCACACTTTTTCCTTATAAGTTTGATATCAACAAATGTGATCAACAGATCCAAGAACTACAACATTTTCTAACAGCTAATTTAGCAATTTCAGTCAAAATAGAATAGTGTGTTTGAAGTAAGCCGCATTCCTTTAAATCAATATATGGATACTTTAACCAAAAACCGAGAGCAGATTATTGAGTCAATTAAGACATTGCCAGAAGATTCACTCACTGAACTCATCAATTTTGTTGATTACCTGCGCTATAAAGCAACTCAAAAACAATCCCAAAAAACTAGTAAAAACTTTTTGCTTTCAATTGCAGCCTTGGGAAATTCAGTAAAAAAGAGTGATAATGGAAAATATTAACGCAGCCATTTCTGGTTTCCCAATCTAATCAGCTATGCAAAACCTCACCAGAATTACCCGCAACCCAGAAGTAATGGGCGGCAAACCCTGCATCCGGGGAATGCGTGTTACAGTTGGTACTATCGTTTGCTTAATGGCATCTGGACACAGTGCAAATGATATCCTCAAGGTTTACCCATACCTTGAAGAAGCAGATATACATGAAGCTCTTGCCTATGAGACTGGTTGCCTTATAATAAACACTAGGCCTTAAAATTGGGAAGCAAGCAAATGAATACTATGGATAATTCCCCAGGGTCAGATAGATCATCAGAGATTTTAGTATCCGTGACAGAGTTACAAAATCAGCTTAATGACTTACTCAAACAACTATCACCAGAAAGATTACAAGTGCTTGCTGATTTTGCGGCTTACTTAGCAAATGCTGAAAGCGAAGCTGCAACCCAAGAACTTTTAGCAATTCCTGGATTGCTAGAACGAGTTAAGCAAAATCAAACAACTCCTAAAACCCATTACACAAACTGGAGAACCCTTCGCTCTGATGTATGAAGTTGTTCTCCATCCCGATGCCCAAAAGGTTTATGTTAATGCTGATAAAGCCCTAGCAAAGAAAATTGCCCGATGTTTACAGCAGTTAGAGCAAACCCCCCAGTCGCACCCTAACATCAAAGCCCTCAAGGGAGATTATGCAGGGTACTATCGCTACCGAATCGGCGACTACAGGGTAATCTATTCGATAGAGGATGAAGTGGTGCAGGTATTTGTTGTGGCTATCGCTCATCGCAGCGAAGTATATGAACAGTAAATGTGAGTTATGATTTTACTGGTAGATTGGATCAACAACCTCACTTATCACCCTTTCCCCAATTCCTGAGCGCGTTCTTTTGAGGCTTTGACGGCTTCAATGACAGCAGAACGAAAACCGGCTTTTTCTAAGGCGCTGACACCGGCAATAGTTGTACCACCGGGACTGGTAACTCTATCCTTGAGTTCCGCTGGGTGGATTTTTGTTTCTTGTAACAGTGTAGCTGTTCCTAAGACCGTTTGTACAGCTAGTTGTTGAGCGATCGCTCTTCTATGCTAAGTGAATGAAATTGAGGACAGCGATTCCTACGGAGCGCTTCGCTATGATGTAAAAACGCAAGTTATTACCTTCTCAAGTATAAACTGGGGATTTTTAGTCATCTGAAGATGACTTTTGCTATTAGACTGGGAATTCATTCCCAGGCGGGCTACAGGTTTTACGTTAAATTACCCAATTCTCACAAACTTCTTGCACTACCAAAGGTCATCTTTATGCCACCAATACCACTTTACTTGATTCTCATCACTCTCTTGCTGGTTGTTATCCCATCTCTATTTACTATT
The DNA window shown above is from Anabaena sp. WA102 and carries:
- a CDS encoding DUF2281 domain-containing protein, whose translation is MFEVSRIPLNQYMDTLTKNREQIIESIKTLPEDSLTELINFVDYLRYKATQKQSQKTSKNFLLSIAALGNSVKKSDNGKY
- a CDS encoding DUF433 domain-containing protein, producing MQNLTRITRNPEVMGGKPCIRGMRVTVGTIVCLMASGHSANDILKVYPYLEEADIHEALAYETGCLIINTRP
- a CDS encoding type II toxin-antitoxin system RelE family toxin produces the protein MYEVVLHPDAQKVYVNADKALAKKIARCLQQLEQTPQSHPNIKALKGDYAGYYRYRIGDYRVIYSIEDEVVQVFVVAIAHRSEVYEQ